The genomic region AGAACTCACTGACTACAGCAAAGAATGTGACACAGGATTAGAGAAGAGTAGCTGTAGAAACATAAAGCCATTTCTATACAGAATTATGGTGTATTTGTGCATGATTTAAGGGGATGATATTAATATTGTCATCATGGCAACATGTAGCTCATAATGTTATGAGGCTTAACATCATGTTGAGTTGCTAATTGAAGACTGCGACTTTTTGAAAGATGATTAGAGATAAATCAGAGGagaaatgcttttttaaaaacctaaggtttttttctctccaCTACAAACACTTTATGGTGTTTTACTTTGCCATGGTGGCTTTTGGCTTACTCACAGAGGGTTTACagataaatatattaaaggttctctaagcgatcctgagcggagtaacttcctgttgacgttcgaagtgttgtcaaacaaaacagaggctagctagaccctccctcctcctcctcctctccctcccatccgtgcttcctgaaacagtcatgaacgcgcatttaaaatcattcttgtcggttattggctggagcatgtttattatgttttgtggtccaggctgcaccagtttgtttttgttgccgtttttggagcttgtggcgactacagagaccgcgtttttttacagtgtgttcaggggacaggcagctagcggatagtgaggagatgtttgctgtatgtgacaaaaaatgttttggcctaaaaacgcgtgacatcgcttagaggacctttaagtatagtgctgtcaatcaatttaaaaaaattaaacacatttttctgtaattaattgcTATTAAGCTCACCTAACCTTGTACATATATAAcaatttgttatatatttttatattgtaatacatATTTTCACACTGAATATTCAAATTAATATAAACAGCAAGatggtatattttaaatatttgtttaatgggatctttttacttttaagtactatgaatgaaggccagatAATAATACTGCTATATACTGATGTCTctattaaatgatttttttttttctggggaTGAAATGAGTAGATATGTACTTTAAAGAAAgaatttcacattattacaaattacactttaaaaaaaaagtatttaaaactGTAGCTTTTAAAAGTGTTAAGACACAGTTATAAAAAGTGTACAGTGTTCAGCTTAattgagtacacccccttttaaagtaacattttaaacaatatttaaatgcacgcaaaaacaatttccaaaatgttgacaagactaagttttatatagtatctttttaacttataacatgaaagtaaggttaataatataacttacagaacaacattttcagttttactcaaattagggtgatgcaaaaatgagtacaccccactgaaagtctctgaagcaaagctaaattttagactacaaatgtctaatttaacaagaattcaaccacaggtgagtctgagtattcattacacaggtgtccagcagacagttgactagagatggaactgcaaccatctcacagagacgtccaggtcatccacggaagttaacacctcgacaggagcatcttctgatgagaagggttgaagaaaatcatcatgcaagttcactgcagttatctaaagaagtagaaagccaaactggggtgactatttcccgtgacacaatacaccgtacactgcagaggaatggcatgcatgggtgccatccacgaaagaagcctctcctaaagctcaggcacaaaaaagcccgcctagagtttgccagggcccatgctgacaaagatgaacactactgggactctatactctggagtgatgagaccaagataaatgtttttggaactgatgacTTCAAAACTGTATTGCATCGCAAAGATAAGGAATACAAAGacaaatgcatggtgcctacagtgaaacatggtggtggcagtgtccgtatgtggggctgcatgagtgctgctggtgttgaggagctgcatttcattgatggcatcatgaattcacagatgtactgctctatactgaaagagaagatgctaccatcactctgtgcccttggtcgttgtgcacttttccaacatgacaatgatcctaaacacacatctaaggccactgttggatttctgaagaagaacagggtgaaagtgattcagtggctcctgatctgaacccaatcgaatcGATCTGAACCcaatggggaattctgaagagacaagttgagcatcactctccatccagcatccagtctctaaaagaggtcattcttgaagaatggaaaaagataaatgttgcaaaatgtcgccaacttgttcattccatgcctagaagacttagtgccgtcattaaaaatcatgaagGCCATaaaaagtactagatgtagtagtttttgttgtggggtgtgctcatttttgcatcaccctaatttgagtaaaactgaaaaatgtgtaatctaagttatattattaaccttactttcatgttataagttaaacagatgttatattaaatttagtcttgtcaacattttggaaattgtttttgtgttcattgaaatATTGGTTAAAATGTTACTTCTCAaaaggggtgtactcatttacgctgagcactgtactctctttaatattacattatctgcaactacagtttttttttttttaatattttaagatttgaagcACACTTTTAAGCACACAGGGGATGCTTTAGTCCAAACTGATCTGTTGTATTCTGCTGTTCTGATTCTCTGTTGTTCTGACATGATCTGATGGGCCGATATTCTTACATAATGATGCTCAGACTCTGATTCCTATTTGCAGCACTGAAGTGGTACCGTACTAAGTCTAACATCCAGGCTGAGGTGGAGGAGATGCAGGAAGAGCAGCGCTCTTTGTCCTCAATGGAGACTGTCTCAGTATTGCAGCTCTTCAGGGATCCTTCTGTTCGCTGGCAGGTTGTTACTGTCATTGTTGTCAATGCTGGAATGCAGCTGTCTGGAATCGATGcggtatgtgtgtgtttttaaaagtgGTAATGGTGATGACAAATACCATCAAGTGGCAATACCATTATTTGAGATGATACAATGAAACACCTGGTTTCTATTTCTAGATCTGGTTCTACACCAATGCCATCTTTGAGAATGCTGGCATTCCTGTTCAACAGATTCAGTACACAACCGTTGGCACTGGAGCCATAGAGGTCATCGCTGGACTCATAGGGGTGAGAATGCCATGATTGACACCAAAGGCATATCGTAAATATTAGGAAACCATGttacattgttttttgtttttttttgtttttgtttttttgtgtgtgtgattgtgattGTTCTACATATTAGTAAAAATAGAATGGCAAATTTAACCTATGATAATATAATAGGCTCCTAAGTAACACTGAGTAATTCTCAATTCTCTGAATGTTGTCCAGTGCTTTACTATTGAGCGTGTGGGTAGGAGGCCTCTGATGATTGGTGGCTTTAGCTTTATGGGCGTGTGCTGTGCTGGAATCACTTTCTCCCTCATGTTACAGGTAATTATGAACATTAATATTTACTTGCTCTTGTCTCAATGACCTTAAGATTATTGACACTTGAGTAATAATTAGTTATTACTTATTACTACAACTAATTGTATCGTAAAGGTacttatactatatatatatatatatatatatatatatatatatatatatatatatatatatatatatacagtcaaaccaaaatttattcagacaccttgaacatttcattcattaatacagtttattcactatacttaaaaaaaaatgaatacaattgaaaatgtatatgttatatataaaattcaacctcccaaagtggctagtaggaaTGACTGCGTTACAAGCCAggtgggtgttaatgtcaagccatgatatatatatatatatatatatatatatatatttatttctgtgatggcaaagctgaattttctacAGTCATACTCAGCaattacagtcttcagtgtcacatgatacttcagaaaatcattctaattggctgatttgatgctcaagtaatatttcttgttttaccaatgtttaaaacagttgtgctgcttaatatttttgtgaaaaaaaaaaaaaaaaaaaaacatgatggaaacagcatttatttgatatatagttgttttcttttaaaatttttaactctctattgtcacttttgatcagtttaatgtatCATTTCTGGATAAAAGTGTTAAAGTAAAATTACTGACTTCAGACTTTTTacttatttctttatttattagtttatatattttgatCTCCAGTTCTTTTGTCTTTGGTTAGGCTCATTTACCCTTTATGCGGTATGTCAGTGTGGCCTGTGTGGTTGGAATCATCGCTGGATTCTGCATTGGACCTGGTGAGGATCTCACTGGAATTTCTCTTAGTCATTTTCATGTCTGTAGCCTACATCTTACTCTTAAAGGTTGccttttatatttgtttatgttctaaataagttatatttataaaatgatatTAGCAAAATTAACTCAGACATGGTTTAATGGACTTTCCTTGTGGATGTTATTATGTACTGCAGCtaattatacaaataaaaaaataaaaaaaggtttgtTACAATAAAGCCTTTTATTTGATAGACTAGTGCCACCTGTTGGTGAAAGAGTATATTTGCTTACAAAAGAGCATGTCGAATAATGTGATATGTACTTATAGTTGTGTTgctttttaaatgaattcaaaTATGTCTTATTATTTGACTTTGATGCTATTATGTTTGCACAGCTGGTGTCCCGTTCCTTATGACAGGAGAGCTCTTTAAACAATCCCATCGACCTGCTGCCTACATTGTAGGAGGATTTCTCAACTGGATATCAAACTTCACTGTGGGATTTGTCTTTCCGTTCCTTCAAGTAAGCCTTTTCTTCAGGGAGCTCACTGTATATTGCGGACAGATTGCAGTTTACAATttacttacagtttttttcgatTGCTAAACGACAGTGGGCACATGTGCAAAACTCTAACTACAGTCTGCACAGCAGCAGTTCATGTGGACCAAACTCTAGTTCGTTTTTCATTGCTTGAACACAGttttcaaaactctacacacttatcccatgactttaaccacaacctgcacaacactgtggatttacagcactttgttcaaatgctaacacactgctgtcaaaactgtgaaccacacattcaaaacagaataGATTTCAGCGTGGTGCCTTTCAAACACTGCTGATTTCAATTTTGCAGGATTAGCCCCTCAATTATTTGTTCGAATTACAGTATGTACTTTTAGTTTCtaccttttttttctcattactgtaattccGTAAATTACTACAGACTATTGACGCAAActgctcattttcatttacctTAAAGAACTGTTATgttctaaaaatttaaataaatcatgtgaaagaatgtcactcttttctttgaagaaaatattactttgtatgaagtcactgaaattgttcaaactgtaaagatgaaaagtttgtattttctgtGTTGGAGTTTGATGCTAGTGTTTTtactctcagtgtgttctgagtGACAGTGTGTGTTATCAAAGTGAGGGTTGTGCATAGTGTTTGGCTGCTCTGAGCCTGTTTTGAGTCATGTGTTAACTGTTTAGCTCAGGTGACTGTTGGTAGTGCAGACTGTACATGGAGTTTTGCACATGTAGCTCCAGTTGTGCTCACTGTCGTTTAGCAatcgaaaaaaactgtaatatcaaATTATGTTGTCAGCATACTAATTTGAGTGACAAGTTTgttgttcatttccaggttaaaattagattttaatCTCAGATTTTCATTGTATTTAGATGTCAGCTGGTGCGTTCTGTTACCTGGTGttctgtggtgtgtgtgtgggggtaGCAGCCTACGTCTACTTCATCATCCCtgaaacaaagaacaaaacatttgtgGAGATCAGTCAGTTGTTCGCCTCAAGAAACGCTTGTGAAAGTGAAAACCAGGTGCTGGGACCCGCTGACCAAGTCAGGCTCAAAAAGATGAATGGGTATGGAGCACTGGTGCCTGTAGATGTGGACAAAATGGACAGGACAGAGAAATAGTTGTGGGGGAAAAAGAGAGTGGTATACTGTGTTCTGGTGCTACAAAACACTGTTCTGAGTGCTGTGAGAAtgtgatgttttcatttttacatcCTGTCATTGGAGCATTTACTACAAAATCACTATTACAGTAGCCCATATGATTTATACAATGTAGCATATATGTCCTATGGGCTACTTTTATGCTGCTTTTGTTTGCAAGTCTTCTAAAAGCCATACAATAGTTTGTGTGATGAACAGACTAAAAATTCTCACATCTATCTGAAAAAATGGAGCCTGCTTGGAAATCAGCAACATCACACGTCGTTGCTTGACTGCTAACCAAACGGCAAATCTGCACATTAAAGGCCATATTTGAGAGTTCATTTTAAGATgtcataattttattttgctGGCAGACCTGTGCGGATAATATCTTTTATTCCAGTTCTAGATTTGAAAGCTACAAAATTGCATTATTGTCCACATTCAATTTGAACTGCTTGAGAgcttcctcacacaaagctatcgtaTGCCTTCAGAAGGCTTAGAATATAGAGCACTAGTATTTATGtactacactactgttcaaaagtttggggttggacATTTTTATCTCTTAGActctccaaggctgcatttatttgattgaaaatacagtacattgtgaaatattattacaatttaaaataactgtttctattttatttaaaatgtgatcTCTTCCTGTCattaattttcagcagccattactctggtctttccttcagaaataactttaaaggtgctacagaggatgttttgttttatacatttttgcaatattacttgaaactgtctttactaactgataaaagactatttattatgtgcactgaaaggaataatattaatatacatcatctgtgcatgaggtagggccttaaaaacatcagccaatcgtttacgcgatcatcgcgtaaacgattggccctctggcttgtcaatcactgccatgacgttccttgtgagagacgagcgcggctgcgcgctccagtaactttccacactctacaggcgccgcatgcaatgtttttgtcaggagacaggagtaacaactgcagattatgagttacctgcggtgagtccgacataatgaatccactaacacgacacagcgaatgccggtggtaaacactcgtgttccaatactcgtgcatgagttttgggaggcgttccctcgaaaaaCTCACTAtagttgtgtcccaaatgacgcactatacactatgtacgtgtgcactatgcactcatccatgtagaaggtgaattgtataaggttattttgtcatttaacaacggagACCGATCCTCCCTCcccctccactacgtaattaaagctgcgacagttgagtgcacgaagtgtccaacattccacacttcgttttttccgttaatttagtgcatcatccgggtatttaaagtgtactttttctttttggaattttcagtgtgaacgcactactcacactatttatacttaaaaacgtcatagaatagtgcataagtacgtgaattgggacgcaccttttagttttctcagtcgacgaaaaaatcctctgtagcacctttaatatgctACATTTTTATGCCTTCAGATGAGATGTTAAACCGAGgccctgactctctgtggtcattaaaaatcccatggcaTTACTCGTAAAGAGAAGGGGTGTAACCCTGgtgtcctggccaaattccctccatTGGCCCTTAccaatcatggcctcctaataatccccatccattgaatttgctctatcactctctctcctctacACATttagctggtgtgtggtgagcgcactcgcgccgttgtactgtggctgcatccaagtggatgctgcacactggtggtggttgaggagagaCCCCAGATACGATTGTAAAacgctttgggtgtacagtagttACAGTAGTACattagttgtgctgcttaatatttgtatgtaaacgttttactgtcacttttgattagtTAATGCATCCtagctaaataaaagtattaatctcttaaaaaaaaaaaaaaaaaaactgaccccaaacttttgaacaacaATGTACCTCTATGGAGTTTTTGGGTGTGTGGTGACCCATGGTCACTATTAACCTTTGTAGTATTATAGTAAAGAATTATTTTTGATTTGTGATGATAAAAAAGTTAAAGGGCGTTCCATGGAAAAATAACAGCAAATGGGTTCTGATTCCACATAACTGCCCTCAGGTTGCATTGCAGGGAACTGTTCCTGTATTGCCAGTCTCTTTGGATAAGAACACATCAGGTAAATGACAAATAACCAAAGAACTTGTCAAGTGCTTCTTATTTGGTTTgtatatttaaagaaaaaaattatatctattCCTCCTGCCTGTTGGAATCTGTGACCTGGCAGGTACAACAtggctaaaattattattattattactaccaCTACTGTCCATTCAGTAGTTTTATCCACAACCTTATTAAAGCTATAATGTGGCCATAGTatctttatgtttttttttttttttgaattctTGGATTCCTTAAGTAATATTGTTTTATACTCTCCTCTCCTTTTTTATATTTGGGAGTATGTTCTTGGCTACGTTAGTAGTTTTATTTCAAAGCCTAAGGATTTTCCATTATGTGgaactaataataaaaagtataaattattaaatatgttaacaaaataattataaacaaATTAGGACAAAGCAAGTAAAATATCTGAAAAGCAAAATACATGTACAAATGAATGTAAAACTATGTTGTGTATATAAACATATTCTGTACTGTACTTGTCTGTACTGTTACAGCTGAATGTGTTTTAACCTATTGTCTAAGAAGAAGACAATAGTTGTTTTCAAGTATTAATACAActactgtttattttatatttcatgtcATGTGACTTTTTTATGTTATGTGTATTTATGAAAGACCACAGTCTGACATGTGCAGTAGAAAACAGCAGAGGGCGTCCAGGACATAATTATGACCACAGTTTCCTAAAACTGGGGTCTTCTCCATGTGAAGGACACCCTTCCTTTAAAGGCAGCTGTATATTTTCATGTGTAATAACCCATTTATACTGTCTGAGAAAGAAAGCATTATGATATAAAGACCACATGgtgtaaaatatgtaaaaaataatgagTTTTCCTTTTAATAATTggcttttatattatttatatttatttttaaaagtcaaaagaaattataagaaatatattatctggaaaatattacatataatgttAGATGTATAAACCTGAAGAGAAACAGTTTGTTTAATTGAAATGTATTTGTATAGAGCTATAGagagcactttttttttttcttctaaattTTCACcagtttaaaaactttttttattattttatttctttctattattattatttttttttttaaagatttttcatTTAAACTTGCACACAAAACTCAACTAGTCTGCACAAACTAGAACACGCTTCATCATCACAGGGCATCATTTTCCAGCACCTCAGATGATAGAATGGTAGAGTTGTCACCTGATCACCTTGCACCATTGACATCACTCTGAGGTTCGGGTGGAGTATCCAATCACGTCTCCTGCTGGGCTTTGAGTGACAGAGCGGCAGATACAGTGAGTGTTTGATCGATGAACACTCCTGTCAGTTTCACCCGAGACATGTAAGAGCACACTGTCACTGACAGATTGTGTCGAGTGTCCACTGAGCTCTTATCACTTACATCAATCCATCCGCCCTTCGCCCCTACTAAACACGCACACACCGTCCCCCCAAATCCCCCACCCATCCACTGTTAAGAGTACCAGCACATACCAGTCAGGTGCTTTCAACACTCTAAAAACTTGCCATGGAATTCCAGCTCTGTCTTATCTCTCCTGTATGGCACAGCATGTTTTTCATACCTGTCTAAGCTTCCTGTGACTCCAGACATTTCATCCACAGGAAACCCTGGAGAGCCAAGTCTTATTTTTCATACAGTTAGGTATTTTtgctgaagaagaaaaaaaagattattgcaCACAGAATGATGTGTTCTGTTATTTAAGGATTATGATGTTTCTCTGATAaactcaaattattattattatataattaataatattaatattattattttattaaacacaacaattataataataatagtattataaGGATCCAGTAGTTCTTAGTCCTGTGGCTCTGGTCCCAAGTCAGATGGTCCAGAGGTCTAAAGTCCTTCCAGGTCTCAGCACTTCCAAGTCTGGTGGTCCACAGTTTGGAGGTCTTGCCGTTTCCAAGTCCGGTAGTCCCAAGTCTTGTGTTCTCAACGCTTCCAAGTCTGGTGGTTCCTAGTCCCAAGGCATTCTTTGGTGATTAACACATCGACAGTCCCAAACTGGGGCTGCAGAGCGACTGTACAGATAATAGAGATGATAGACGCCAGAAGAGGGACAGAAATGCCCCTGGAATGTGCCAATCTCATGTTCTAATGTGTCCAACggaacatttttaaaagcattCCAGACTATTGTGACACGACAcagcaataaaaatattaaaaaaagatcTCTTTGTATATTTACATGTGAATGGTATAATAAACTGTGGAGGATGCAGGGATGTGTGCCATTCCAAAATAAATTGACTTAAATTCTAGTTCAATTcatgaatttgaattaaattgCATTGAGGTACAGTACAAAGAACtgaaatttgaatttaattggAAGGaaacagaattaaaatgtcttttctTAAGAAAAGACAACTTCCTGTAGGATGTGGCCAATTGAATTTAAATTCACACTCATGAATTGAAATAGAGCCAAGTTGCTTCCTAATATCACAGA from Megalobrama amblycephala isolate DHTTF-2021 linkage group LG7, ASM1881202v1, whole genome shotgun sequence harbors:
- the slc2a15b gene encoding solute carrier family 2 member 15b — translated: MAEEVLIDPEKTRGHLTSSLLAVAFLSSFGSSMLYGYNLAVVNSPAQYIKDFFNQTIVRRNGSEVDEETLTLMYSVTVSIFAIGGLVGSLTVGMQVTRFGRKGTLVHSTVLVFIGGGLMAFSRLCGSPEMIIVGRFITGIHSGISLSVVPMYLGEIAPKNLRGFLGLVPSIFICIGVFIAQILGLHEILGKEEHWPLFLSLVVVPTFIQLMLLPWFPESPRYLLMEKRNIHATITALKWYRTKSNIQAEVEEMQEEQRSLSSMETVSVLQLFRDPSVRWQVVTVIVVNAGMQLSGIDAIWFYTNAIFENAGIPVQQIQYTTVGTGAIEVIAGLIGCFTIERVGRRPLMIGGFSFMGVCCAGITFSLMLQAHLPFMRYVSVACVVGIIAGFCIGPAGVPFLMTGELFKQSHRPAAYIVGGFLNWISNFTVGFVFPFLQMSAGAFCYLVFCGVCVGVAAYVYFIIPETKNKTFVEISQLFASRNACESENQVLGPADQVRLKKMNGYGALVPVDVDKMDRTEK